From Xiphophorus hellerii strain 12219 chromosome 6, Xiphophorus_hellerii-4.1, whole genome shotgun sequence, the proteins below share one genomic window:
- the bag1 gene encoding BAG family molecular chaperone regulator 1, whose amino-acid sequence MSAQTITVTVAYGSTKHSITLTSQEDGTEPTVKDLSDALNEATGVPPASQKLIFKGKSLKDMEASLSSCGVKEGCKLMMIGKRNSPEEEAELKKLKEIEKSVEQTAKKLEAVDGELTGLKNGFLAKDLQAEALSKLDHRVKIAAEQFMKILEQIDAMAIPENFADCRTKKKGLVKAVQDFLAQCDRIEACISDHLSKIQSKNLALAE is encoded by the exons ATGTCAGCGCAAACAATTACTGTGACTGTCGCATACG GATCAACTAAACACAGCATCACACTAACAAGTCAAGAGGACGGAACGGAGCCCACTGTTAAAGACTTGTCAGATGCTCTTAATGAAGCTACTGGTGTCCCACCGGCCTCAcagaaacttatttttaaag GAAAGTCTCTGAAGGACATGGAAGCGAGTCTCTCCAGCTGTGGCGTAAAAGAGGGCTGCAAACTCATGATGATTGGAAAGCGG aacagcCCAGAGGAAGAGGCTGAACTAAAGAAGCTGAAAGAAATTGAAAAGTCTGTGGAGCAGACAGCTAAAAAACTGGAGGCGGTAGATGGGGAATTAACTGGATTAAAGAAT GGCTTCCTCGCAAAAGACCTCCAGGCAGAAGCGCTGAGTAAACTAGATCACAGAGTAAAAATAGCAGCTGAGCAGTTCATGAAAATCCTGGAGCAGATAGATGCCATG GCCATCCCAGAAAATTTTGCCGACTGCAGAACAAAGAAGAAGGGTCTTGTGAAAGCAGTGCAG GATTTTCTGGCTCAGTGCGACAGGATCGAGGCTTGTATATCAGACCACCTATCAAAGATCCAGTCTAAAAACCTGGCTCTGGCAGAGTAA